The genomic window GGCGATCTACGGCGCGGGGGAGGCCGTGCAGCCGAGCGAGTACGTCAACACCGGTGACGTGGACGCCTTCCAGGGCGCCTTCGACCTCAAGCGGATCTTCAACGGGCAGCAGCTGGCGTCACTGAAGACCTGGGGCGCGTCCTGGGGCGCGGGCTACGTCGCCTCCGACAAGGCCCGCACCTTCGTCGACAACTGGGACACCGAGCGCAACGGCTCGACCCTCAGCTACAAGGACAACGCCACCTACACCCTGGCCAACGTGTACCTGCTGGCCTGGCCCTACGGCTCGCCGAACGTGTTCTCCGGCTACGAGTTCTCCAACAACGACGCGGGCCCGCCGAACGGCGGCACGGTCAACGCCTGCTACAGCGACGGCTGGAAGTGCCAGCACGCGTGGCCGCAGGTCTCCGGCATGGTCGGCTTCCGCAACGCCGTCGCCGGCACCGCGGTGACCAACTGGTGGGACGACGGCAGCAACGCCATCGCCTTCGGCCGCGGCAGCAAGGGCTTCGTCGCGATCAACCACGAGGGCGGCGCCCTTGCCCGGACCTTCAGCACCTCGCTGCCCGCCGGGACCTACTGCGACGTCCAGCACGGCGGCGCCACCTACACTGTCGGCTCCGACGGCAGGTTCACCGCCACCGTCGGCGCCAACGACGCGGTCGCCCTCTACGCCGGAGGACCGTGCGGCACCGCCGGCGGCACCACCGGGGCGACGACGGGCGGCGGCACCACGGACCCCGCGGCAGGAGCGTCCTTCGCGGTGAACGCCACCACCGTCTTCGGCCAGAACATCTACGTGGTCGGCGACAACTCCACCCTCGGCAACTGGAACACCGGCAGCGCCCTGCTGCTGTCCTCGGCGAGCTACCCGGTGTGGAAGCTGGACGTCCGGATGCCCGCGGGCACGTCCTTCCAGTACAAGTACATCAGGAAG from Streptomyces sp. NBC_01198 includes these protein-coding regions:
- a CDS encoding carbohydrate-binding module family 20 domain-containing protein, translated to MRSRVLNGSLAVAVVAAAGLFAVTVQQAQATPPGSKDVTATLFQWRYDSVAKACTDQLGPAGYGYVEVSPATENIQGDQWWTSYQPVSYKLQNRLGSESSFASMVSTCHAAGVKVVADAVINHMSAGSGTGTGGTNYSKYNYPGYYQDQDFHTCRTNISNYQDRANVQNCELVGLADLDTGSDYVRSTIAGYLNHLISLGVDGFRVDAAKHMAETDLAAIKSKLSNPAVYWAQEAIYGAGEAVQPSEYVNTGDVDAFQGAFDLKRIFNGQQLASLKTWGASWGAGYVASDKARTFVDNWDTERNGSTLSYKDNATYTLANVYLLAWPYGSPNVFSGYEFSNNDAGPPNGGTVNACYSDGWKCQHAWPQVSGMVGFRNAVAGTAVTNWWDDGSNAIAFGRGSKGFVAINHEGGALARTFSTSLPAGTYCDVQHGGATYTVGSDGRFTATVGANDAVALYAGGPCGTAGGTTGATTGGGTTDPAAGASFAVNATTVFGQNIYVVGDNSTLGNWNTGSALLLSSASYPVWKLDVRMPAGTSFQYKYIRKDGSGNVTWETGANRTATVPAGGRAVLNDTWRN